Proteins from a single region of Dysosmobacter acutus:
- the rlmH gene encoding 23S rRNA (pseudouridine(1915)-N(3))-methyltransferase RlmH: protein MQKITLLCVGKLKERFYAEAAAEYVKRLSRYCSLTILELPEERLPENPSQAQIEAALLKEAGAIREKLPPSSSVIALCIEGRMRSSEELAQLMAAWAGRGEKQLVFLIGGSFGLHSSIKTQAWAQLSMSPMTFPHHLARVMLLEQIYRAYQIQSNTKYHK from the coding sequence ATGCAGAAGATAACGCTCTTGTGCGTGGGTAAGCTGAAGGAGAGGTTCTACGCCGAGGCGGCGGCGGAGTACGTCAAACGGCTTTCCCGCTACTGCAGTCTGACCATCCTTGAGCTTCCGGAGGAGCGGCTGCCGGAGAACCCCTCCCAAGCTCAGATCGAGGCGGCCCTTCTGAAAGAGGCCGGAGCCATCCGGGAGAAACTGCCCCCTTCCTCCAGTGTCATCGCGCTGTGCATTGAGGGCCGGATGCGTTCCAGCGAGGAGCTTGCACAGCTGATGGCCGCATGGGCCGGCCGGGGGGAAAAGCAGCTGGTCTTCCTGATCGGCGGCTCCTTTGGGCTGCACTCCTCCATCAAGACCCAGGCCTGGGCGCAGCTTTCCATGTCTCCCATGACCTTTCCCCACCACCTGGCCAGGGTCATGCTCCTGGAGCAGATCTACCGGGCCTATCAGATTCAATCCAATACAAAATACCACAAGTAA
- a CDS encoding phospho-sugar mutase produces the protein MDFMKEYEKWLDSGVLTEAETEELRSIAGDPREIESRFYGPLEFGTAGLRGTMAVGLHNMNIYVIRWATQGFANVIAAEGEEAKRRGVAICMDCRLHSMEFARAAAEVCAGNHIHVRIFESLRPTPELSFAVREYRCQAGINVTASHNPKEYNGYKVYWEDGAQLPPHHADAIARELEKIDIFAGVRRMDYDEAVSAGLIEVLGEETDQKFMANVTDMINDKETVARVADTFKMVYTPFHGCGYKLVPEALKALGIKHLLCEPRQMVIDGSFPTVVSPNPENPEGFYLAIELARENDVDFILGTDPDSDRVGIMIRDRSGEYRPVTGNQTGVLLLDYLIGAMRRSGKLPEHPVALKTIVTTEMARKVAESNGVACYDTFTGFKFMAEKKGQLESSGQGKVIFSYEESYGYMLGDYVRDKDAVTASMLLTEMAAWYAAQGMTLFDALEALYKKYGYYAEKTHNLVMPGLDGLSKMAALMKRLREAPPEEISGVAVAVRKDYADGTLTDCASGMRTTMELSGSNVLRFELTDGTTILVRPSGTEPKIKVYILTQGADGADCSANLERYGRWAASLQD, from the coding sequence ATGGATTTCATGAAAGAGTATGAAAAGTGGCTGGACAGCGGCGTGCTGACCGAGGCGGAAACCGAAGAGCTCAGATCCATCGCCGGCGACCCCAGGGAGATTGAGTCCCGGTTTTACGGTCCCCTGGAGTTCGGCACCGCCGGGCTGCGGGGCACCATGGCCGTGGGGCTGCACAACATGAACATCTATGTGATCCGCTGGGCCACCCAGGGCTTTGCCAACGTCATTGCCGCCGAGGGCGAGGAGGCCAAACGCCGGGGCGTCGCCATCTGCATGGACTGCCGTCTGCACTCCATGGAGTTTGCCCGGGCCGCGGCGGAGGTCTGTGCCGGCAACCACATCCACGTGCGCATCTTTGAGTCCCTGCGCCCCACGCCGGAGCTGAGCTTCGCCGTCCGGGAGTACCGCTGCCAGGCGGGCATCAACGTCACCGCCAGCCACAATCCCAAAGAGTACAACGGCTACAAGGTCTACTGGGAGGACGGCGCCCAGCTTCCCCCCCACCATGCCGACGCCATTGCAAGGGAACTGGAGAAGATCGACATCTTCGCCGGCGTCCGGCGCATGGACTATGATGAGGCGGTCAGCGCCGGGCTCATCGAGGTGCTGGGCGAGGAGACGGACCAGAAGTTCATGGCCAACGTCACCGATATGATCAACGATAAAGAAACCGTGGCCAGGGTGGCGGACACCTTCAAGATGGTCTACACGCCCTTCCACGGCTGCGGCTACAAATTAGTGCCGGAGGCACTGAAGGCCCTGGGGATCAAGCACCTGCTCTGCGAGCCCAGGCAAATGGTCATCGACGGCTCCTTCCCCACTGTGGTCTCCCCCAACCCGGAGAACCCGGAGGGATTCTACCTGGCCATTGAACTGGCCCGGGAAAACGACGTGGATTTCATCTTAGGCACCGATCCGGACAGCGACCGGGTGGGCATCATGATCCGGGACCGCAGCGGCGAATACCGCCCCGTCACCGGCAACCAGACCGGCGTGCTGCTGCTGGACTATCTGATCGGCGCCATGCGCCGCTCCGGGAAGCTGCCGGAGCATCCGGTGGCCCTGAAGACCATCGTCACCACAGAGATGGCCCGGAAGGTGGCCGAATCCAACGGCGTGGCCTGCTATGACACATTTACCGGCTTTAAGTTCATGGCTGAGAAAAAGGGCCAGCTGGAGTCCAGCGGGCAGGGTAAGGTGATCTTCTCCTATGAGGAGTCCTACGGCTATATGTTGGGCGACTACGTCCGGGACAAGGACGCCGTCACCGCCTCCATGCTCCTCACGGAGATGGCGGCCTGGTACGCCGCCCAGGGCATGACGCTCTTCGACGCACTGGAGGCCCTGTACAAAAAGTACGGCTACTACGCGGAAAAGACCCACAACCTGGTGATGCCCGGCCTGGACGGCCTGAGCAAGATGGCGGCGCTGATGAAGCGCCTCCGTGAGGCGCCGCCGGAGGAGATTTCCGGCGTGGCTGTGGCGGTCCGCAAGGACTACGCCGACGGCACGCTCACCGACTGCGCAAGCGGCATGAGAACCACCATGGAGCTCTCCGGCTCCAACGTGCTGCGCTTTGAACTCACCGACGGCACCACCATTCTGGTGCGTCCCTCCGGCACGGAGCCCAAGATCAAGGTCTACATCCTGACCCAGGGCGCGGATGGGGCGGACTGCTCCGCCAACCTGGAACGCTACGGTCGGTGGGCGGCCTCCCTTCAGGACTGA
- a CDS encoding manganese catalase family protein, whose protein sequence is MFKHEKLLFHPVQVEKPNPQYAALLQEQLGGGNGELKAAMQYMSQSFRIKDPAIKDLFMDIAAEELSHMEMVATTINLLNGHDVDYEKVGAGEVETHVLLGLNPGLINASGYSWTADYVTVTGDLCADLLSNIASEQRAKVVYEYLYRQIKDKKVQETIDFLLNREEAHNAMFREAFNRVQDTGSNKDFGVTKDSRIYFDLSTPSPKNGFGDTKADAPEFKNPNK, encoded by the coding sequence ATGTTCAAACATGAAAAACTGCTTTTCCACCCCGTGCAGGTGGAGAAGCCCAATCCCCAGTACGCCGCGCTGCTGCAGGAGCAGTTAGGCGGCGGGAATGGTGAGCTGAAGGCGGCCATGCAGTATATGTCCCAGAGCTTTCGCATCAAGGACCCGGCTATCAAGGACTTGTTTATGGATATTGCCGCGGAGGAGCTGAGCCACATGGAGATGGTGGCCACCACCATCAATCTGCTCAACGGCCACGACGTGGACTATGAGAAGGTGGGCGCCGGAGAGGTGGAGACCCACGTGCTGCTGGGTCTGAACCCCGGACTGATCAATGCCTCCGGCTATTCCTGGACCGCGGACTATGTTACCGTCACCGGCGACCTCTGCGCGGACCTTCTGTCCAACATCGCCTCGGAGCAGCGGGCCAAGGTGGTGTACGAGTATTTATACCGCCAGATCAAGGACAAGAAGGTGCAAGAGACCATCGACTTCCTGCTCAACCGGGAAGAGGCCCACAACGCCATGTTCCGGGAGGCCTTCAACCGGGTGCAGGACACCGGCTCCAACAAGGATTTCGGTGTGACAAAGGATTCCCGCATCTATTTCGACCTGTCCACCCCCTCGCCCAAAAACGGCTTTGGGGACACAAAGGCAGACGCGCCCGAGTTCAAAAACCCCAACAAGTAA
- a CDS encoding FAD-dependent oxidoreductase → MSSLWEQTSSLPSFPTLTGEARAEAAVIGGGLAGLLTAYLLQCAGVQVVVLERGRVGRGQTAGTTAKITAQHGLIYHRLLEQLGEERSRQYAHANLRSIEAYATMVRRQHMDCDFTPCTAFLFTEEDPQPLQEEYEAAKRLGIDAFLTRETELPFPVNALGFRDQARFHPLRFLAALAKDLTVYENSPVTEVSSDQARTPQGLVRAEKLIFTCHFPFVNVPGYFFARQHQERSYVLALEQAAVLEDIYLGVSGAGLSFRSWDKYLLIGGGGHRTGENREGGQYSSLRQAARRYWPHCREAASWSAQDCMPIDGVPYIGPFSSGESNWFVATGFQKWGMTSSMTAGRILCALVQGHSAEDSEVFSPDRFRPTASAKKLAGEMGHAIEGLGRFLLEPGRIPVENLPAGHGAIVEVDGKKAGVYRDDRGQVFAVDIRCPHLGCQLEWNPEEKSWDCPCHGSRFDYQGALLSGPAQKGLKE, encoded by the coding sequence ATGTCATCTCTCTGGGAACAGACCTCGTCGCTGCCCTCATTCCCCACCCTGACGGGAGAGGCCCGCGCCGAGGCGGCCGTCATCGGCGGCGGGCTGGCCGGACTCCTCACCGCCTATCTTTTGCAGTGCGCCGGAGTACAGGTGGTGGTGTTGGAGCGGGGCCGCGTCGGCCGCGGCCAGACCGCGGGCACCACGGCCAAAATCACGGCCCAGCACGGGCTGATCTACCACCGTCTGCTGGAACAGCTTGGCGAGGAGCGCTCCCGCCAGTATGCCCATGCCAATCTCCGCTCCATTGAGGCCTACGCGACCATGGTGCGCCGGCAGCACATGGACTGCGATTTCACCCCATGCACCGCCTTTTTGTTCACGGAGGAGGACCCTCAGCCGCTACAGGAGGAGTATGAGGCGGCCAAACGCCTGGGCATCGACGCCTTTCTCACCCGGGAGACTGAGCTTCCCTTCCCTGTAAACGCCCTTGGATTCCGGGATCAGGCCCGGTTCCACCCCCTCCGCTTCCTTGCCGCCCTTGCAAAGGATCTGACCGTCTATGAGAACTCGCCGGTGACAGAGGTGTCCTCCGACCAGGCGCGCACGCCCCAAGGGCTGGTGCGGGCGGAGAAGCTTATCTTCACCTGCCATTTCCCCTTTGTAAATGTGCCGGGCTACTTTTTTGCCCGCCAGCACCAGGAGCGGAGCTACGTGCTGGCCCTGGAGCAGGCCGCCGTCCTTGAAGACATCTACCTGGGCGTCTCCGGGGCGGGGCTCTCCTTTCGCAGCTGGGACAAGTACCTGCTCATCGGCGGCGGCGGTCACCGCACCGGGGAAAACCGGGAGGGCGGACAATACTCCTCCCTCCGCCAGGCCGCGCGGCGGTACTGGCCCCACTGCCGGGAGGCGGCCTCCTGGTCCGCCCAGGACTGCATGCCCATTGACGGCGTCCCCTATATCGGCCCCTTCTCCTCCGGAGAGTCCAATTGGTTTGTGGCCACAGGGTTTCAGAAGTGGGGCATGACCTCCTCCATGACCGCCGGCCGCATCCTCTGCGCGCTGGTACAGGGCCACAGTGCGGAGGATAGCGAGGTCTTCTCCCCCGACCGGTTCCGCCCAACCGCCTCCGCAAAAAAGCTGGCCGGAGAGATGGGGCATGCCATTGAGGGCCTGGGCCGCTTCCTGCTGGAGCCTGGACGGATTCCCGTGGAAAACCTCCCCGCCGGCCACGGCGCCATTGTGGAGGTGGACGGGAAAAAGGCCGGCGTCTACCGGGACGACCGGGGGCAGGTCTTCGCGGTGGACATCCGCTGTCCCCATCTGGGATGCCAGTTGGAGTGGAACCCGGAGGAGAAGAGCTGGGACTGCCCCTGCCACGGCTCCCGCTTCGACTATCAGGGCGCGCTGTTGTCAGGACCGGCCCAGAAAGGGCTTAAGGAGTAA
- a CDS encoding IMP dehydrogenase, translated as MAYYYPEPSHTFSEYLLIPGYSDANCIPSNVSLRTPLVKYRRGEEPSLSMNIPMVSAVMQSVSDDRMAIALAREGGVSFLYGSQPIDQQAEMVRRVKRYKAGFVASDSNIRPDQTLRDILELKERLGHSTIAVTDDGTGTGKLVGLVTSRDYRVSRMSGEERVSEFMTPMEKLITAPEGTSLKDANDIIWDHKLNALPIVTGDGRLSSFVFRKDYDQHKENPNELLDSRKRYVVGAGVGTRDYEERIPALVEAGADVLCIDSSEGFTQWQSRTLAWVRGRYGEEVKIGAGNVVDRDGFRFLAEAGADFVKVGIGGGSICITRETKGIGRGQATAVIEVARARDEYFEETGVYVPICSDGGIVLDYHITLALAMGCDFCMLGRYFSRFDESPTDKVLVGGSYMKEYWGEGSARARNWQRYDLGGDRKLSFVEGVDCYVPYAGPLHDNVITTLSKVRSTMCNCGALSIPELQRKAKLTLVSATSIVEGGAHDVMVKDNSTSR; from the coding sequence ATGGCTTACTACTATCCGGAACCGTCCCACACCTTCAGCGAGTATCTGCTGATTCCCGGCTATTCGGACGCGAACTGCATCCCATCCAACGTGTCGCTGCGCACGCCGCTGGTGAAATACCGCCGGGGGGAGGAGCCTTCGCTGTCCATGAACATCCCCATGGTTTCCGCCGTCATGCAGTCCGTCTCCGACGACCGCATGGCCATCGCCCTGGCCCGGGAGGGCGGCGTATCCTTCCTTTACGGCTCTCAGCCCATCGACCAGCAGGCGGAGATGGTCCGGCGTGTCAAGCGCTATAAGGCCGGGTTTGTGGCCTCCGACTCCAACATCCGCCCGGATCAGACCCTGCGGGACATCTTGGAGCTGAAGGAGCGGCTGGGGCATTCCACCATCGCCGTCACCGACGACGGCACCGGCACCGGAAAGCTTGTAGGTCTGGTGACCAGCCGGGACTACCGGGTCAGCCGCATGAGCGGTGAGGAACGGGTTTCAGAGTTCATGACGCCCATGGAAAAGCTGATTACCGCGCCGGAGGGCACCTCCTTGAAGGACGCCAACGACATCATCTGGGACCACAAGCTCAACGCTCTGCCCATTGTCACCGGGGACGGCCGCCTCTCTTCCTTTGTGTTCCGCAAGGACTACGACCAGCACAAGGAGAACCCCAACGAACTGTTGGACAGCCGCAAGCGGTATGTGGTGGGCGCCGGGGTGGGCACACGGGACTATGAAGAGCGTATCCCCGCCCTGGTGGAGGCCGGAGCCGACGTGCTGTGCATCGACTCCTCCGAAGGGTTCACGCAGTGGCAGAGCAGGACCCTTGCCTGGGTGCGCGGGCGCTATGGCGAAGAGGTGAAGATCGGCGCCGGAAACGTGGTGGACCGGGACGGGTTCCGCTTCCTGGCCGAGGCCGGAGCCGACTTTGTGAAGGTGGGCATTGGCGGAGGCTCCATCTGCATCACCCGGGAGACCAAGGGCATCGGCCGGGGCCAGGCCACGGCGGTCATCGAGGTGGCCCGGGCCAGGGACGAGTACTTTGAAGAGACGGGCGTTTATGTCCCCATCTGCTCCGACGGCGGCATTGTGCTGGATTACCACATCACTCTGGCTCTTGCCATGGGGTGCGATTTCTGCATGTTGGGACGCTATTTCTCCCGCTTTGACGAGAGTCCCACGGATAAGGTGCTGGTGGGCGGCAGCTATATGAAGGAGTATTGGGGCGAGGGCAGCGCCAGGGCCCGGAACTGGCAGCGCTATGATCTGGGCGGCGACCGCAAGCTCTCCTTTGTGGAGGGTGTGGACTGTTATGTGCCCTACGCCGGCCCCCTTCATGACAACGTGATCACAACGCTGTCCAAGGTCCGCTCCACCATGTGCAACTGCGGCGCGCTGAGCATCCCGGAGCTTCAGCGCAAGGCGAAGCTGACGCTGGTCTCCGCCACCTCCATTGTGGAGGGCGGCGCCCATGACGTGATGGTCAAGGACAACAGCACCAGCCGCTGA
- a CDS encoding superoxide dismutase produces the protein MNRHYPFSLPPLPYAYDALVPHLDSRTLAFHHDRHFAAYVDNLNRLLTPYPAYHNWPLAKLILDWEALPDTIRHGVRKNAGGVYNHELYFSLLAPPPISSPDELLGGAIIRGFGGFEPFRTAMKKAAADVFGSGYAWLCVNADAQLSLVKTPNQDTPLPLFPLLCTDLWEHAYYLQYQNRRGEYFDNWFMLVNWPAVSSRMAAYLTGRPPYPMP, from the coding sequence ATGAACCGACACTATCCCTTTTCTCTTCCTCCCCTTCCCTATGCTTACGACGCTCTGGTTCCCCATCTGGACTCCCGGACCCTGGCCTTCCACCATGACCGCCACTTTGCCGCGTACGTGGACAACCTGAACCGGCTGCTGACGCCCTATCCCGCCTACCACAACTGGCCGCTGGCCAAGCTCATTCTGGACTGGGAAGCGCTGCCCGATACCATCCGCCATGGAGTGCGCAAAAATGCGGGCGGGGTCTATAACCACGAGCTGTACTTCAGCCTGCTCGCTCCTCCTCCGATCTCCAGCCCCGACGAACTGCTGGGCGGCGCCATCATCCGCGGCTTCGGCGGATTTGAACCCTTCCGCACGGCCATGAAGAAGGCGGCCGCCGACGTATTCGGCTCCGGCTACGCCTGGCTGTGCGTCAATGCCGACGCGCAGCTCAGCCTGGTGAAAACGCCCAACCAGGATACGCCCCTGCCCCTGTTCCCGCTTTTGTGCACAGACCTTTGGGAGCACGCCTACTACTTACAGTACCAAAATCGCAGGGGCGAATACTTTGACAACTGGTTCATGCTGGTCAACTGGCCCGCCGTTTCTTCCCGCATGGCGGCCTATCTGACGGGCAGACCTCCCTATCCCATGCCGTGA
- a CDS encoding dihydroorotase, with amino-acid sequence MGLTLKGASVYSGSSFHPLDIAISHGRIVSVSGSGEEVLQLNDRFLVPGFVDVHVHLREPGFSYKETISTGTAAAAAGGYTTVCPMPNLNPVPDSLANLRRELSAIERGSAIHVIPYGAITRGQQGEELSGMEEMAPYVVAFSDDGRGVQSDERMEAAMRRAKSLNKPIVAHCEVNSLLRGGCIHDGRWAREHGFPGISSESEWRQVERDIGLVRRTSCRYHVCHISTKESVELIRRAKAEGLPVTCETAPHYLVLCEDDLRDEGRFKMNPPLRSAADRDALRQGLLDGTIDCIATDHAPHSAEEKSRGLRGSAMGIVGLETAFPVLYSALVETGMMPLEQLIDKMTTAPRRIFGLPEVDLKPGSEADLTVLNLNAPHIIDSRRFRSLGRATPFEGRQVNAAVEMTICGGKIVYDGRDYL; translated from the coding sequence ATGGGACTCACCCTGAAGGGCGCAAGCGTATATTCCGGCTCCTCTTTTCATCCTTTGGACATTGCCATTTCCCACGGCCGCATTGTTTCTGTTTCCGGCAGCGGGGAGGAAGTCCTTCAACTGAATGACCGTTTCCTTGTTCCAGGTTTCGTTGATGTACACGTTCATCTTCGGGAGCCTGGTTTTTCTTATAAGGAGACCATTTCCACCGGGACCGCCGCCGCAGCCGCGGGTGGCTACACCACCGTGTGCCCCATGCCAAACTTAAACCCGGTGCCGGATTCCCTGGCCAATCTGCGCCGGGAGCTGAGCGCCATCGAGCGCGGCTCCGCCATCCACGTGATCCCCTACGGAGCCATCACCCGGGGCCAGCAGGGCGAAGAGCTCTCGGGCATGGAGGAGATGGCGCCCTACGTGGTGGCCTTTTCCGACGACGGCCGGGGCGTGCAGTCCGACGAGCGGATGGAGGCGGCCATGCGCCGCGCCAAATCTTTAAATAAGCCCATCGTGGCCCACTGTGAGGTAAACAGCCTGCTTCGCGGCGGCTGCATCCACGATGGACGCTGGGCCCGGGAGCACGGTTTTCCCGGCATCTCGTCGGAGAGCGAATGGCGCCAGGTGGAGCGGGACATCGGCCTTGTGCGCAGGACAAGCTGCCGCTACCACGTGTGCCACATCTCCACCAAGGAGTCTGTGGAGCTCATCCGCCGGGCCAAGGCGGAGGGCCTGCCCGTCACCTGCGAGACTGCGCCCCACTACCTGGTGCTGTGCGAGGACGACCTGCGGGATGAGGGCCGGTTCAAAATGAACCCGCCCCTGCGCTCCGCCGCCGACCGGGACGCGCTGCGTCAGGGCCTCCTGGACGGCACCATCGACTGCATCGCCACGGACCATGCCCCCCACAGCGCGGAGGAGAAGTCCAGAGGTCTGCGGGGAAGCGCCATGGGCATCGTGGGGCTGGAGACCGCCTTCCCCGTGCTTTACAGCGCGCTGGTGGAGACGGGTATGATGCCCCTTGAACAGCTCATCGACAAGATGACAACCGCTCCCCGGCGCATTTTCGGCCTGCCGGAGGTGGATTTGAAGCCCGGCAGCGAGGCCGATCTGACCGTGCTGAACCTGAACGCCCCCCACATCATTGACAGCCGCCGCTTCCGCTCCTTAGGCCGCGCCACGCCCTTTGAAGGCCGGCAGGTCAACGCCGCGGTGGAAATGACCATCTGCGGCGGGAAAATCGTATACGACGGGAGGGACTATCTGTGA
- a CDS encoding dihydroorotate dehydrogenase electron transfer subunit has product MIETPLTLIHKKQLTRDVWELALAGDTSAITAPGQFVNLLLEGRFLRRPISVCDWDKDILLLLVRVAGKGTQQLCRSEVGTSFDTLMGLGNGFDPARSTGKSVLVGGGIGSAPLYGLAKRMATAGDAPAVAMGFNSGDDAFYLKEFAELGCQISLATVDGSLGRKGLVTDLLPHTGCGYGFVCGPEPMLKAVWGCEQLTGGQFSFEERMGCGFGACMGCTCKTRYGSKRICKDGPVLDKEEIVW; this is encoded by the coding sequence GTGATCGAGACGCCTTTGACCCTCATTCACAAAAAGCAGCTGACTCGGGACGTGTGGGAGCTGGCCCTGGCCGGAGACACCTCCGCCATCACCGCGCCGGGACAGTTCGTCAATCTGCTGCTTGAGGGCCGCTTTCTCCGCCGCCCCATCTCCGTGTGCGACTGGGACAAGGACATTCTGCTCCTTCTGGTCCGGGTGGCCGGCAAGGGCACGCAGCAGCTGTGCCGCTCCGAGGTGGGTACGTCCTTTGACACCCTGATGGGCCTTGGCAACGGCTTTGATCCCGCCCGCTCCACCGGAAAGAGCGTGCTTGTGGGCGGCGGCATCGGCAGCGCGCCCCTCTACGGCCTTGCAAAGCGCATGGCGACGGCGGGGGACGCCCCCGCCGTCGCCATGGGGTTCAACTCGGGGGACGACGCCTTCTATCTGAAGGAATTCGCGGAACTGGGCTGCCAGATTTCCCTGGCCACGGTGGACGGTTCCTTGGGCCGCAAGGGTTTGGTGACGGACCTGCTGCCCCACACCGGCTGCGGCTACGGCTTTGTCTGCGGTCCGGAGCCCATGCTCAAGGCGGTTTGGGGCTGTGAGCAGCTGACGGGCGGGCAGTTCAGCTTTGAAGAGCGGATGGGCTGCGGTTTCGGCGCCTGCATGGGCTGCACCTGCAAGACCAGGTACGGCTCCAAGCGCATCTGCAAGGACGGCCCCGTCCTTGATAAGGAGGAGATCGTATGGTAG
- a CDS encoding dihydroorotate dehydrogenase — protein sequence MVDLSVSLAGVSLKNPVIPASGTFGYGREFAECYDLNLLGSFSFKGTTAEARFGNPTPRIAETPSGMLNAVGLQNPGIDAVIALEVPNMAKLFQGPLIANIGGFSVEEYAENCRKIDQCPQVGIIEVNISCPNLHCGGKNFGSDPTSAAEVTAAVKAVTSKPVFMKLSPNVTDIAEIAKACEDAGADGVSLINTLLGMRIDLKRRRPLLANKTGGLSGPALLPVAVRMVYEVYEAVSIPIIGMGGVSCAEDVCELMLAGASAVEVGAVNLRDPMACKKIVEELSGVCERLGVSQIRKLTGGAH from the coding sequence ATGGTAGATCTGAGCGTCTCCCTTGCCGGCGTTTCCCTGAAAAACCCGGTTATCCCCGCCTCCGGCACCTTCGGCTACGGCCGGGAATTTGCCGAGTGCTACGATCTGAACCTCCTTGGCAGCTTCTCCTTCAAAGGCACCACCGCCGAGGCACGGTTCGGAAACCCCACGCCCCGCATTGCGGAGACTCCCTCCGGCATGCTCAACGCGGTGGGGCTTCAGAACCCGGGCATCGACGCGGTGATCGCCTTGGAAGTCCCCAACATGGCAAAGCTGTTTCAAGGGCCTCTGATCGCCAACATCGGCGGCTTCTCTGTGGAGGAATATGCGGAAAACTGCCGCAAGATCGACCAATGCCCGCAGGTGGGCATCATTGAGGTGAACATCAGCTGCCCCAACCTGCACTGCGGGGGAAAGAACTTCGGCTCCGACCCCACCAGCGCCGCGGAGGTCACTGCGGCGGTCAAGGCCGTCACAAGTAAGCCTGTATTCATGAAGCTGAGCCCCAACGTCACCGACATCGCGGAGATCGCCAAGGCCTGCGAGGACGCCGGGGCCGACGGAGTCAGCCTCATCAACACCCTGCTTGGGATGCGGATCGACTTAAAGCGCCGCAGGCCCCTGCTGGCCAACAAAACCGGCGGTCTCTCCGGTCCCGCGCTGCTTCCTGTGGCGGTGCGGATGGTCTATGAGGTCTACGAGGCTGTGTCCATCCCCATCATCGGCATGGGCGGCGTCAGCTGCGCCGAGGATGTGTGCGAGCTGATGCTTGCCGGCGCCTCCGCCGTGGAGGTGGGCGCGGTCAACCTGCGGGACCCTATGGCCTGCAAAAAGATCGTGGAGGAATTGAGCGGCGTCTGCGAACGGCTTGGCGTCTCGCAAATCCGCAAGCTGACCGGCGGCGCCCACTGA